From a region of the Plodia interpunctella isolate USDA-ARS_2022_Savannah chromosome 13, ilPloInte3.2, whole genome shotgun sequence genome:
- the LOC128674952 gene encoding uncharacterized protein LOC128674952 isoform X2, with amino-acid sequence MLTASQSSASNRSTKEEFEEDDDEYDEPEMQWSDIIFIPFNPIFQLVVLICVIHKTLLGPIEAVFDITGCTNILDTNIITQGISYFYNVIADGIYFLDTFLHIVHRQVTDKAVRREHLPKSAFLILLDVLSLIPFRDMLAPDQCVIALWPNILDVIEFVMIVQYFELVSTHNYWKLYIGYTITIFISLNCLACMLILLTIHGLCPNCNKTSDFYDWRIFARKENETISEKFVWYFYANEYILSYVLKYVFDQTKPLTLVEFLLACGLMIFGYIFECVLLVPKFFCEGVLSLRWISTFHPHVNKLIEETKRRNRSPTAYTSVQSFYNLMWTQRSGIVSTPEILLDLPRYLRIEIRQDLTWQVFYHSPTLRKTSSPFKRNVAEIIRMDYKLPGARFFVGPHANTNLCYIKSGIVQLISTDDGTTPLLSVSGGTLFGDISFFSYPMKRKIYVKCLTYCEILYITRADFLKSLHRYPEDRKNVLKLVQEKIRHARTLYSCKQNIKGLDRSEDEGIEWLKRRWWEVSDSVDAYKKRSRISVQCEIPPEDSIYHCAKYIGQLVLCDDAQLKKKSIFLNDTFPWVLSSKSIFNYIWHVFVVVIVFFVLITFPPNLSLTQLPPWFITVKYFTDFVYIADICVSLCTSVSSNESSRKDFASAMLLRCKESSFVIDVLAALWIENIALLIGTPQYYYIFQFNRLLKVYMLFPTVGRNWSIGEDHIFPVHLRICISYFTFMYIIAYLTFIMVRLIQRLTPEYFFGEIVCDNPNLPHRDCYLQSLQHVIVAIRFMFEHTLYEILPNNILDIFIRIVIVYHAYLLSMYCKSRFLAGMYLKFREMVSYQRFVTTLRNYYHHHTIHKSLLIRLERYILCHWNYYHGVEVLRQNTLKGEPYDIYWKVQGEVAENIIGDSPLMDGADPALIRELACNVKYLIMPKSSTLFLFGVLCKNVTWIVQGSVKCEYHNENGEVMRRFYGPGDMISVAATIFERPSIRTYIALTDCEIIHMGIIDFQNIIKKFPHEWGCLQSTIKEFSGALDTVNNLYFTRHADYQRKLRERIFSARKSLYAMQPSRPVLPTMAQKRKKRKNIVDLDTDLHVNPKSNFMKFWMPFRALTVALGIIAAALIGGGGVYYQWHLNFIKTLCTAISLMDIILKMFLAYYDEKGILITARQKTITNYVTRGFTMDLMGLIPWDSVLKLLLSKSIPDGYLKLINTTTQFAHLYLLTGYFDYLADRPSTLAVLIKIAKWQLVILLLTLAGSHFLINNCVEYTFDSNNRVINVKKIDTCWLPSYMEMDPNPTEGQLTMLFAHSINLAQSGLSNLNLGKYRIKEKGNLLVAVNLFILGTTYWFVVAYSLTVLVLISRTDTLFQHSVCQLRRFLKAERVESQIITRTMAHFSYWWIRTKGLNVHTLTFERLGIIFRQDLSYYFYKTTYSVLDSILEGGEQFQRQMSSQSLQMYFLSKSEIMKEKHLMPFIYVVHRGRVVVTQGGEKLAILTKGAIFGQLTGTTPRPVKVSVKADGYADVLQLTIKQFNEQLTDDIKRRIEENPESQFDYLATKTVFYENPMNTIKYILRGRKTIRLPWMRSAKEAHRGNWYYRWLYVAWLIAPAGATCLTAIFFILPEEATSIEMYIGIMVIFDLIHLIHTIIQYYNLEIEIVGDKCVYNKVGLRLFKDWRLYVNLLSMMVPLLSLLFNSWVFRLARLLRLYQFYDFYKHFCRTFKSQWASIALKFLILTLLIHLMTCGWIYFACREPNFPIQLPNITASYNQSIDYGEWTMVDQRKGGCARITRNFLDSSGNIKFTFIVPKHWAADYIVALTFVILLQTHYALDCVMQLNITQIYYKIFIAFIINLIDIWLMSVAVSAVYTKFRELYQYDFSVINLTKYLEYSGLSPTLLRSVVEYCKHLWDRQRGNWLPELAHQAPHCLREEILSALYLHHILTPTVFRRLPDYFTSQLVARVGRVVIFPGKCIVQEGDMYSVMYFIHEGEVEKWINFQTTERKFLSLLSTNGYFGLIPGLFPNTRYQFTYTTRTVVDLVYLRLQDWSDLLAAYPDIKVNLYTNARQMKINRSSQFKKEISDAYITKI; translated from the exons TGTGGCCGAATATTTTAGATGTTATAGAGTTTGTTAT gattgtacaatattttgaacTCGTGAGTACACATAATTATTGGAAACTATACATAGGATATACCATTACCATCTTTATAAGTTTGAACTGCTTGGCATGTATGCTGATATTGCTTACAATCCATGGACTTTGTCCAAACTGTAACAAGACAAGTGACTTTTACGATTGGAGAATATTTGCAAGAAAG gagAATGAAACTATAAGCGAAAAATTCGTATGGTACTTTTATGCGaacgaatatattttatcatacgttttaaaatatgtatttgacCAAACTAAACCGCTAACGCTGGTGGAATTTTTGTTAGCTTGCGGTCTTATGATCTTTGGCTATATATTCGAATGTGTTCTATTAGTGCCAAAGTTTTTTTGCGAAGGTGTTTTATCACTACGATGGATATCTACTTTTCATCCACATGTTAATAAACTTATAGAAGAAACGAAACGTAGAAACCGTTCTCCTACAGCATATACCAGTGTTCAAAGTTTCTACAACCTAATGTGGACCCAACGCAGTGGCATTGTCTCTACTcctgaaatattattagactTGCCAAGATATCTACGAATTGAAATTCGACAAGATTTGACATGGCAAGTGTTCTACCACAGTCCGACATTAAGAAAGACATCAAGTCCTTTCAAAAGAAACGTCGCTGAAATAATACGTATGGACTACAAGTTGCCCGGTGCAAGATTTTTTGTTGGGCCACATGCAAATACAAAtctatgttatataaaatcgGGCATCGTACAATTGATTTCTACAGACGATGGAACGACACCACTGTTGTCAGTTTCAGGAGGCACTCTTTTTGGAGATATCAGTTTTTTTAGTTATcctatgaaaagaaaaatatatgtaaaatgtttgaCATATTGTGAAATCCTATATATTACACGAgccgattttttaaaaagtctaCACCGTTACCCTGAGGATAGAAAAAACGTTCTTAAACTTGTACAAGAAAAAATACGACATGCCAGAACATTATACAGttgcaaacaaaatataaaaggttTAGATAGATCTGAGGATGAAGGCATAGAATGGCTAAAACGACGATGGTGGGAAGTGTCTGATAGCGTTGatgcatataaaaaaagatcacGGATTTCCGTCCAATGCGAAATACCTCCAGAAGATTCAATATATCACTGTGCCAAGTACATCGGACAATTGGTCTTGTGCGATGATGCAcagttaaaaaagaaatcaatatTTCTCAATGATACATTTCCGTGGGTTCTATCATCAAAGtcaatatttaactatatttggcatgtttttgttgttgttatagTATTTTTCGTATTGATAACCTTTCCTCCTAATTTATCACTCACACAATTGCCGCCGTGGTTCATaacagtaaaatatttcacagaTTTTGTTTACATCGCTGATATTTGTGTATCTTTGTGCACATCTGTATCTTCCAATGAATCTTCTAGAAAAGATTTTGCTTCGGCGATGTTACTCAGGTGCAAAGAAAGTAGCTTTGTCATCGATGTACTCGCAGCATTGTGGATTGAAAATATTGCTCTTTTGATCGGAACACCCCagtactattatatttttcagtttaatCGTCTTCTTAaagtatatatgttatttccAACGGTCGGGCGGAATTGGAGCATAGGGGAAGATCATATTTTTCCAGTACATTTGAGAATATGCATcagttattttacttttatgtatattattgcctatttaacttttataatgGTTCGTCTCATTCAAAGATTGACACCTGAATATTTCTTTGGAGAGATTGTCTGTGACAACCCGAATTTACCACACAGAGATTGTTACCTGCAGTCTTTGCAACATGTCATTGTGGCGATAAGATTTATGTTTGAACATACGCTCTACGAAATTCTTCCAAATAACATATTGGATATATTCATACGTATAGTAATAGTTTATCATGCGTATCTTCTTTCTATGTACTGCAAATCTAGATTTCTGGCAGGCATGTATTTAAAGTTTAGAGAAATGGTGAGCTATCAAAGATTTGTGACTAcattaagaaattattatcatcatcatacgATTCACAAAAGCCTTCTGATAAGACTGGAAAGGTATATATTATGTCATTGGAATTATTACCATGGCGTTGAAGTGCTTCgtcaaaatactttaaaaggcGAGCCTTACGATATTTACTGGAAGGTGCAGGGTGAAGTGGCCGAGAATATTATTGGCGATTCACCGCTCATGGACGGCGCTGACCCTGCACTCATTAGAGAACTGGCTTGCAAtgttaaatacttaataatgcCTAAATCTTCtacgttatttttatttggtgttttatgtaaaaatgtcaCCTGGATTGTTCAA GGCAGTGTGAAATGTGAGTACCACAACGAAAATGGAGAAGTTATGAGAAGATTTTACGGGCCTGGTGATATGATTAGTGTAGCAGCCACAATATTTGAAAGGCCTTCAATTCGGACTTATATTGCACTTACAGATTGCGAG ATAATACACATGGGAATAATTGACtttcaaaatatcataaaaaaattcccTCATGAATGGGGCTGTCTGCAAAGCACAATCAAGGAATTCTCAGGAGCATTAGATACTGTGAACAATCTGTACTTCACCAGACATGCAGAT taCCAGCGCAAACTACGGGAGCGTATATTTAGCGCGCGAAAATCGCTATACGCCATGCAGCCCTCAAGGCCAGTTTTACCGACAATGGCACAAAAAcgcaaaaaaagaaaaaacattgttgATTTAGACACCGATTTACATGTTAATCCAAAATCTAA ttTCATGAAGTTTTGGATGCCATTTAGAGCTTTAACTGTAGCATTAGGTATTATTGCAGCTGCATTAATAG GTGGAGGTGGAGTTTATTACCaatggcatttaaattttataaagacTTTATGTACAGCTATATCTTTAATGGATATCATACtgaaaatgttt TTAGCCTATTATGATGAAAAAGGTATTTTGATTACTGCAAGACAAAAGACTATAACGAACTATGTCACTCGCGGGTTCACAATGGATCTTATGGGCCTAATCCCGTGGGACAGtgtattaaaactattacttTCCAAAAGCATACCTGACGGCTATTTGAAGCTTATCAACACTACAACTCAGTTTGCTCATCTGTACCTTCTAACTGGATATTTCGATTATTTAGCCGACCGGCCGTCGACGCTCGCCGTACTCATCAAG aTAGCAAAATGGCaactagttatattattattgacgcTCGCCGGCAGTCACTTTCTGATCAACAATTGCGTGGAGTACACTTTCGACTCCAACAACCGCGtcattaatgtaaaaaaaattgacacttGTTGGTTGCCCAGTTATATGGAGATGGATCCTAATCCAACTGAAGGCCAATTGACAATG ctaTTTGCCCATAGTATTAATTTGGCACAATCTGGTcttagtaatttaaatttgggtAAGTATCGGATTAAGGAGAAAGGAAATTTACTCGTTGCAGTAAACCTATTTATCCTAGGTACGACATATTG GTTCGTCGTAGCATACTCTTTGACAGTCTTAGTCCTCATATCGAGAACCGACACCTTGTTCCAACACAGTGTATGTCAACTTCGGCGCTTTTTAAAAGCCGAAAGAGTTGAAAGCCAGATCATTACGCGAACGATGGCTCACTTCAGTTACTGGTGGAtaag gACCAAAGGCTTAAATGTACATACCTTAACGTTTGAACGCTTGGGTATAATCTTCAGGCAAGATCTGAGTtactatttttacaaaac AACTTACTCTGTTCTGGACTCCATACTAGAAGGTGGCGAACAATTTCAACGTCAGATGTCAAGTCAGAGTCTGcaaatgtactttttatcgaAGTCAGAGATCATGAAAGAAAAACACCTAATGCCTTTCATATACGTAGTCCACAGAGGCAGAGTAGTGGTGACCCAGGGCGGAGAGAAACTGGCTATTTTGACTAAG GGAGCCATATTCGGCCAGCTTACAGGCACCACGCCGCGTCCCGTCAAAGTAAGCGTCAAAGCAGACGGGTACGCTGATGTATTACAGTTGACGATCAAGCAGTTCAATGAGCAACTCACCGATGAC ATCAAAAGAAGAATTGAAGAGAATCCAGAATCGCAATTTGACTATTTAGCAACAAAAACAGTTTTCTACGAAAACCCTATgaatactataaaatacatattaagaGGTCGCAAAACTATAAGACTGCCA tggaTGCGTTCAGCAAAGGAAGCACATAGAGGCAACTGGTATTACCGGTGGCTGTACGTGGCGTGGCTGATCGCGCCCGCCGGCGCCACCTGTCTCACTGCGATATTCTTCATCCTGCCTGAGGAAGCCACTTCTATCGAAATGTATATCGGCATCATGGTCATCTTTGATCTCATACACTTAATTCATACTATCATTCAATattacaat TTGGAAATTGAAATAGTCGGCGACAAATGCGTATATAATAAAGTGGGGCTTCGGTTATTTAAAGACTGGAGGTTGTACGTCAATCTATTGTCAATGATGGTGCCTTTACTTTCATTATTGTTCAATTCTTGGGTTTTTCGGTTGGCCAGGTTGCTCCGTTTGTATCAGTTTTACGACTTCTATAAACACTTTTGCAGAACCTTTAAG agcCAATGGGCTTCAATTGCactgaaatttttaattttgacattactAATACATCTAATGACTTGTGGATGGATATATTTTGCATGTAGAGAAC CTAATTTTCCGATACAACTCCCAAACATTACTGCTAGTTATAATCAAAGCATTGATTACGGAGAATGGACAATGGTTGATCAGCGTAAAggag GTTGCGCCCGAATCACACGCAACTTTTTGGACTCCTCTGGAAAcatcaaatttacttttatcgTTCCAAAGCACTGGGCAGCTGACTACATTGTGGCGTTAACGTTCGTAATATTACTGCAAACACATTATGCTTTGGATTGT GTCATGCAATTGAACATTACTCAAATTTACTACAAGATCTTCATAGCcttcataataaatttgattgatATATGGCTTATGAGCGTGGCTGTTAGTGCGGTGTATACCAAGTTTCGAGAACTTTACCAGTATGACTTCAGCGTCATAAATTTGACCAAGTATCTAGAATATAGTGGGCTCTCCCCAACTCTGCTTCGATCTGTAGTTGAATATTGCAAGCACTTGTGGGATCGGCAAAGAG gCAATTGGCTGCCAGAACTGGCGCACCAGGCACCTCATTGTCTTCGCGAAGAGATCCTTAGTGCTCTTTACTTGCATCACATACTAACCCCAACCGTGTTTAGACGACTACCTGATTATTTTACTAGTCAGTTGGTGGCCAGAGTTGGAAGAGTCGTGATATTCCCTG gaAAGTGCATAGTCCAAGAAGGTGATATGTATTCTGTTATGTACTTTATTCATGAAGGCGAAGTGGAAAAGTGGATAAATTTTCAaac TACTGAAAGGAAATTCCTCTCTTTGTTGAGCACAAACGGGTATTTTGGGCTCATCCCTGGATTGTTCCCCAACACGCGATACCAATTCACTTACACCACGCGGACG GTGGTTGACCTTGTATATCTTAGACTGCAGGACTGGTCCGATCTGCTAGCTGCATACCCAGATATAAAGGTTAATTTATATACGAACGCTCGACAAATGAAGATCAATAGAAGtagtcaatttaaaaaagaaatatcggATGCATATATAACGAAAATTTAG